Proteins encoded together in one Mycobacterium noviomagense window:
- a CDS encoding YqgE/AlgH family protein, with product MAQHEDPEDYVAPAAHRVRSGTLLLANTDLLEPTFRRSVIYVVEHNDGGTLGVVLNRPSDTAVYNVLPQWAKLAAKPKTMFVGGPVKRDAALCLGALRVGADPQGVPGLRHVSGRIVMVDLEADPDAIAPLLEGVRIFAGYSGWTIGQLEGEIERDDWIVLSALPSDVLAGPRVDLWARALRRQPLPLSMLATHPIDVSRN from the coding sequence GTGGCGCAGCACGAAGATCCCGAAGACTATGTCGCACCTGCCGCGCACCGAGTGCGATCGGGGACCTTGCTGCTGGCGAATACCGACTTGCTGGAGCCGACGTTCCGACGCAGCGTGATCTACGTCGTCGAGCACAACGACGGCGGCACCTTGGGAGTGGTGCTCAACCGGCCCAGCGACACCGCTGTCTACAACGTGTTGCCGCAATGGGCCAAATTGGCGGCCAAGCCGAAGACGATGTTCGTCGGCGGTCCCGTGAAACGTGACGCCGCACTGTGTCTGGGGGCACTGCGTGTGGGTGCCGATCCGCAGGGCGTCCCCGGGCTGAGGCATGTGAGCGGGCGCATCGTGATGGTCGATCTAGAGGCCGACCCGGACGCGATCGCCCCACTGCTTGAAGGGGTCCGGATCTTCGCCGGCTACTCGGGCTGGACCATCGGCCAGCTCGAAGGCGAGATCGAGCGTGACGACTGGATCGTGTTGTCGGCGTTGCCATCTGATGTACTGGCCGGGCCGCGGGTAGACCTGTGGGCGCGGGCGCTGCGGCGCCAGCCGTTGCCGCTGTCAATGCTAGCCACCCACCCGATCGACGTCAGCCGCAACTAA
- a CDS encoding LpqN/LpqT family lipoprotein: MTQAARSWRIVAGGVAVGFAAAVGFATASASADPVLPPRPTPAPPPVTQNIVGGVGNSASAASLPVAPNPASPVRPPVGPVAGLVPVPPTLVPATSGTLRDYFQSKGVKLEPQKPQGFNALDITLPMPAGWTPVPDPNVADPFVVIANRSGGSLYTSNAQVVVYKLIGDFDPREAITHGFVDSQQLPAWQTTTASLADFGGFPSSIIEGTYRQNDMTLNTSRRHVIATSGPDKYLVSLAVTTDVARAVAEAPATDAIVNGFRVAAPTAGPPAPVAPPAPANPAVLPIAPAVGR; this comes from the coding sequence ATGACGCAGGCCGCTCGCAGTTGGCGGATAGTGGCAGGCGGTGTAGCCGTCGGCTTCGCCGCTGCTGTGGGCTTTGCCACTGCCTCCGCATCCGCGGATCCCGTGCTTCCCCCGCGCCCGACTCCGGCACCGCCGCCGGTTACCCAGAACATCGTCGGCGGCGTCGGCAACAGCGCCTCGGCCGCATCCTTGCCGGTGGCGCCGAATCCGGCGTCGCCGGTGAGGCCGCCGGTCGGGCCCGTGGCCGGGCTCGTACCGGTGCCGCCCACGCTGGTTCCGGCTACCTCCGGGACGTTGCGCGACTACTTCCAGTCCAAGGGAGTCAAACTCGAGCCGCAAAAGCCGCAGGGCTTCAACGCGCTCGACATCACGTTGCCGATGCCGGCGGGCTGGACGCCGGTGCCCGACCCCAACGTCGCCGACCCATTCGTGGTGATCGCCAACCGATCTGGTGGGAGCCTCTACACCTCCAATGCTCAAGTCGTGGTGTACAAGCTCATCGGCGACTTCGACCCACGGGAGGCCATCACCCACGGCTTCGTCGACAGCCAGCAACTGCCCGCCTGGCAAACCACGACCGCCTCGCTCGCCGATTTCGGCGGCTTCCCGTCGTCGATCATCGAAGGCACCTACCGGCAGAACGACATGACGCTCAACACCTCCCGGCGCCACGTCATCGCCACCTCCGGCCCGGACAAGTACCTGGTGTCACTGGCGGTCACCACGGACGTCGCCCGGGCTGTGGCCGAGGCCCCGGCCACCGACGCGATCGTGAACGGATTCCGGGTGGCCGCGCCGACGGCCGGCCCGCCCGCGCCGGTGGCCCCGCCCGCGCCGGCCAACCCGGCCGTGTTGCCGATCGCGCCCGCTGTGGGCCGGTAG
- the leuS gene encoding leucine--tRNA ligase, which yields MTESPPATADRSTAASDVDVDAPRYRYTAELADRIERTWQDNWERMGTFHVPNPVGSLAPNDGSAVPEDKLFVQDMFPYPSGEGLHVGHPLGYIATDVYARYHRMTGRNVLHALGFDAFGLPAEQYAVQTGTHPRIRTEANITNFRRQLGRLGFGHDNRRSFATTDVEFYKWTQWIFLQIYNAWFDTAANRARPITELVAEFDSGVRQLDDGRDWATLSAGERADVIDSYRLVYRSEEMVNWCPGLGTVLANEEVTAEGRSDRGNFPVFRKRLQQWMMRITAYADRLLDDLDVLEWPDKVKTMQRNWIGRSTGAAALFSARASGGETVDIEVFTTRPDTMFGATYLVLAPEHELVDRLATAAWPEGVNPQWTFDAVTPADAVAAYRRAIAAKSDLERQENKAKTGVFLGTYATNPANGEQVPIFIADYVLVGYGTGAIMAVPGHDQRDWEFAHEFGLPIVEVIAGGDISQSAYTGDGILVNSDYLNGMDVSAAKEAITRRLEADGRGWARIEYKLRDWLFARQRYWGEPFPIVYDSDGRPHALDEAALPVELPDVPDYSPVQFDPDDADSEPSPPLAKATDWVHVELDLGDGLKPYTRDTNVMPQWAGSSWYELRYTDPHNSERFCAKENEAYWMGPRPAEHGPDDPGGVDLYVGGVEHAVLHLLYARFWHKVLYDLGHVSSCEPYRRLINQGYIQAFAYTDARGSYVPAAEVIERDGKFFYLGPGGEIEVFQEFGKIGKSLKNSVSPDEICDNYGADTLRVYEMAMGPLEASRPWATKDVIGAYRFLQRVWRLVIDEHTGQTRVAGHAAVDETTLRLLHRTIAGVSDDYAGLRNNTAVAKLIEYTNHLTKEHRDSVPRAAVEPLVLMLAPLAPHMAEELWSRLGHTTSLAHGPFPVADPDYLVEDTVEYPVQVNGKVRGHITVAADADAEILEAAALADDKVQAFLAGATPRKVIVVPGRLVNLVV from the coding sequence GTGACCGAATCCCCGCCCGCCACGGCCGACCGCTCCACCGCGGCCAGCGACGTGGACGTCGACGCTCCGCGGTACCGATACACCGCAGAGTTGGCGGACCGTATCGAGCGGACCTGGCAGGACAATTGGGAACGGATGGGCACATTTCACGTGCCGAATCCGGTCGGCTCGCTGGCTCCAAACGACGGTTCGGCGGTGCCGGAGGACAAGTTGTTCGTCCAGGACATGTTTCCCTATCCCTCCGGGGAGGGATTGCATGTCGGGCACCCGTTGGGCTATATCGCCACCGACGTCTACGCCCGCTATCACCGGATGACCGGCCGCAATGTCTTGCACGCGTTGGGGTTCGACGCTTTCGGGTTACCGGCGGAGCAGTACGCGGTGCAGACCGGTACTCACCCGCGTATCCGCACTGAGGCGAACATCACAAATTTCCGCCGCCAATTGGGGCGGCTGGGTTTCGGGCACGACAACCGGCGCAGCTTCGCAACAACCGATGTCGAGTTCTACAAGTGGACGCAGTGGATCTTCCTGCAGATCTACAACGCCTGGTTCGACACCGCCGCCAACAGGGCCAGGCCGATCACCGAGCTCGTCGCTGAATTCGATTCCGGTGTGCGCCAGCTTGACGACGGCCGTGACTGGGCGACGCTGTCGGCCGGTGAGCGTGCCGATGTGATCGACAGCTACCGGTTGGTGTACCGGTCCGAAGAAATGGTGAACTGGTGTCCCGGGCTGGGAACCGTATTGGCTAACGAAGAGGTGACCGCCGAGGGTCGCAGTGACCGGGGCAACTTCCCGGTGTTCCGTAAACGGTTGCAGCAGTGGATGATGCGGATCACCGCCTACGCAGACCGGTTGCTCGACGACCTCGACGTGCTGGAGTGGCCGGACAAAGTCAAGACCATGCAGCGCAACTGGATCGGTCGCTCCACTGGCGCGGCGGCACTGTTCTCGGCGCGCGCATCCGGCGGTGAAACCGTCGACATCGAGGTGTTCACCACTCGCCCGGACACTATGTTCGGCGCCACCTATCTGGTGCTGGCCCCCGAACACGAGCTGGTCGACCGCTTGGCCACAGCCGCGTGGCCAGAAGGAGTAAATCCGCAGTGGACCTTCGATGCTGTCACGCCCGCCGACGCCGTCGCGGCATACCGGCGTGCCATCGCTGCGAAGTCGGACCTGGAACGTCAGGAAAACAAGGCGAAGACCGGCGTCTTCCTCGGCACTTACGCAACCAATCCGGCCAACGGCGAGCAGGTGCCGATCTTCATCGCCGACTACGTCCTGGTCGGGTACGGCACAGGCGCGATCATGGCCGTTCCCGGCCACGACCAGCGTGACTGGGAATTCGCCCATGAGTTCGGACTGCCGATCGTCGAAGTCATTGCAGGTGGCGATATTTCGCAGTCCGCGTACACCGGCGACGGGATACTGGTCAATTCCGATTATCTCAACGGTATGGACGTGTCCGCCGCAAAGGAAGCGATCACCCGTCGACTGGAAGCCGACGGCCGCGGCTGGGCCCGCATCGAATACAAGCTGCGCGACTGGCTTTTCGCCAGACAACGGTATTGGGGCGAACCGTTCCCCATCGTCTACGACAGCGATGGACGGCCACACGCGCTCGACGAGGCCGCGCTGCCGGTAGAACTGCCCGACGTGCCGGACTATTCGCCGGTGCAGTTCGATCCCGACGACGCCGACAGCGAACCGTCTCCACCGCTGGCCAAAGCGACCGACTGGGTGCATGTCGAACTGGATCTCGGTGACGGGCTCAAGCCCTACACCCGCGACACCAACGTGATGCCACAGTGGGCCGGTAGCTCATGGTATGAGCTGCGCTACACCGATCCGCACAACTCAGAACGGTTCTGCGCCAAGGAAAACGAGGCCTACTGGATGGGACCGCGGCCGGCTGAGCACGGGCCGGACGACCCGGGTGGCGTCGACCTGTACGTCGGGGGCGTCGAGCACGCGGTGCTGCACTTACTCTACGCCAGGTTCTGGCACAAGGTGCTCTACGACCTAGGCCACGTCAGCTCCTGCGAACCGTACCGGCGGCTAATCAACCAGGGTTACATTCAGGCGTTCGCCTACACCGATGCCCGTGGCTCGTATGTGCCGGCCGCAGAGGTGATCGAACGCGACGGCAAGTTCTTCTATCTAGGGCCAGGCGGCGAAATCGAAGTTTTCCAGGAATTCGGCAAAATCGGTAAGAGCCTTAAGAATTCGGTGTCGCCCGACGAAATCTGCGACAACTACGGCGCTGACACGCTGCGGGTGTACGAGATGGCGATGGGCCCGCTGGAGGCCTCACGTCCATGGGCGACCAAAGACGTCATCGGTGCGTACCGATTCCTGCAACGGGTGTGGCGGCTGGTCATCGACGAGCACACCGGGCAAACGCGGGTCGCCGGGCATGCGGCCGTGGACGAGACCACACTGCGCTTGCTGCACCGCACCATCGCCGGTGTATCCGACGATTATGCGGGACTGCGCAATAACACTGCGGTGGCGAAGCTGATCGAATACACCAACCACCTCACCAAAGAGCACCGCGACTCGGTGCCCCGAGCGGCGGTGGAACCGTTGGTGCTGATGCTTGCGCCGCTGGCCCCGCACATGGCCGAGGAGCTGTGGTCGCGGTTGGGCCACACCACATCGCTGGCGCACGGCCCCTTCCCGGTGGCCGATCCCGACTACCTGGTCGAGGACACGGTCGAATACCCGGTGCAGGTGAACGGCAAAGTGCGTGGCCACATCACGGTCGCTGCCGACGCTGACGCCGAGATCCTGGAGGCTGCTGCTTTGGCCGATGACAAAGTGCAGGCATTCCTGGCCGGCGCAACGCCCAGGAAGGTGATCGTGGTTCCCGGTCGGCTGGTCAACCTGGTCGTCTAA
- a CDS encoding SDR family oxidoreductase has translation MATALITGASGGIGSAIAEALAQTHTLLLAGRPSDRLDAVAQRLQATVWGVDLADTNAIQNSTPDLSELDVLVHNAGVSIPAHVGDSKIEDWRATFDVNVFGAVALTLALLPALRRASGQVVFVNSGSGRKVSPGMASYSASKFALRAFADSLRDDETGLRVTTVYPGRVDTKMQRELVVFEGGEYNPAQFLRPETVAGVVAHVVNTPPDGHVHEVVIRQR, from the coding sequence ATGGCCACTGCACTGATCACGGGCGCAAGCGGCGGTATCGGCTCGGCTATCGCCGAAGCGCTGGCCCAAACACATACCCTGCTGTTAGCCGGCCGGCCCTCAGACCGGCTGGACGCTGTTGCGCAGCGATTGCAGGCCACCGTGTGGGGGGTCGATCTGGCGGACACCAACGCAATCCAGAACTCGACGCCCGACCTCAGCGAGCTTGATGTGTTGGTGCACAACGCCGGCGTGTCGATACCGGCTCATGTCGGTGATTCCAAGATCGAGGACTGGCGGGCTACCTTCGACGTCAACGTCTTTGGCGCAGTCGCACTCACACTCGCTTTGCTGCCGGCGCTGCGGCGGGCAAGCGGCCAGGTGGTATTCGTCAATTCGGGGTCGGGCCGCAAAGTGTCACCGGGTATGGCCTCCTATTCCGCCAGCAAGTTCGCGCTGCGCGCGTTCGCCGACTCGTTGCGCGACGACGAGACCGGGCTGCGGGTCACCACGGTCTATCCGGGCCGGGTCGATACGAAGATGCAACGCGAGCTGGTCGTCTTCGAAGGCGGCGAATACAACCCGGCTCAGTTCCTGCGGCCCGAAACCGTCGCCGGGGTGGTCGCCCACGTCGTCAACACGCCACCGGACGGTCACGTCCACGAGGTCGTCATCCGGCAGCGCTGA
- a CDS encoding MarR family winged helix-turn-helix transcriptional regulator, producing MAEREASAPELTELAEGLHRALSKLFSILRRGDPNMSTTGDLTLAQLSILVTLLDRGPIRMTDLAAHERVRTPTTTVAIRRLEKLGLVKRSRDPSDLRAVLVDITPRGLAVHRESLANRHAALAAMLSQLSESDLDTLTKALAPLERLASEAVSAATAAPE from the coding sequence ATGGCAGAACGTGAAGCCAGCGCACCGGAACTGACGGAGCTGGCCGAGGGTCTACACCGCGCGCTGTCCAAACTCTTTTCAATCCTGCGCCGCGGCGATCCGAATATGTCCACCACTGGCGATTTGACGCTCGCGCAATTGTCGATCTTGGTGACATTGCTTGATCGCGGCCCGATCCGGATGACCGACCTGGCCGCGCATGAACGGGTACGCACCCCTACCACGACAGTGGCGATCCGCCGGCTGGAGAAGCTGGGACTGGTCAAGCGCTCGCGCGATCCCTCGGACCTGCGCGCTGTGCTGGTCGACATCACGCCGCGCGGATTGGCTGTTCACCGTGAGTCGCTGGCCAACCGCCATGCCGCACTGGCCGCGATGCTCAGCCAGCTCAGCGAGTCGGATCTGGACACGCTGACCAAAGCGCTGGCTCCGTTGGAGCGGCTGGCCAGCGAGGCCGTCAGTGCCGCGACGGCTGCTCCCGAATAG
- a CDS encoding amino acid ABC transporter ATP-binding protein codes for MTEQIERRKPVSLAGKDIHLSFGPNTVLRGVDIDVPAGTTVAVIGPSGSGKSTLLRTLNRLYEPDRGDILLDGRSVLRDNPDRLRQRIGMVFQQFNLFPHRSVLDNVMLAPRKLQRLSADAARKLALAQLDRVGLRHKADARPGTLSGGQQQRVAIARALAMAPQVMFFDEATSALDPEMVKDVLALIADLGAEGMTMVVVTHEMGFARSASDTVVFMDHGKVVESGPPAKIFDAAETDRLQRFLSQVL; via the coding sequence GTGACGGAGCAGATCGAACGTCGCAAGCCAGTCTCGTTGGCGGGCAAGGATATTCACCTTTCCTTCGGCCCGAACACCGTGTTGCGCGGCGTGGACATCGACGTGCCGGCGGGCACCACGGTGGCGGTGATCGGACCGTCGGGTTCTGGCAAGTCGACGTTACTGCGCACCCTGAACCGGTTGTACGAACCCGACCGCGGCGACATCCTGCTCGACGGCCGGTCGGTGCTGCGTGACAACCCGGATCGGTTGCGGCAGCGCATCGGCATGGTGTTCCAGCAATTCAACCTGTTCCCCCACCGCAGCGTGCTCGACAACGTCATGCTGGCCCCGCGCAAGCTGCAGCGGCTGTCGGCGGACGCCGCCCGCAAGCTGGCCCTGGCGCAGCTGGACCGGGTCGGCCTGCGACACAAGGCGGATGCTCGGCCGGGCACGCTGTCGGGCGGGCAGCAGCAACGGGTCGCGATCGCACGTGCGCTGGCGATGGCGCCGCAGGTGATGTTCTTCGACGAGGCGACCTCAGCGCTGGACCCCGAGATGGTCAAGGACGTGTTGGCTCTGATCGCCGATCTGGGTGCCGAGGGTATGACGATGGTTGTCGTAACCCACGAAATGGGCTTCGCCCGGTCGGCTTCGGACACCGTCGTTTTCATGGACCACGGCAAAGTTGTGGAATCCGGGCCGCCGGCGAAAATATTCGACGCCGCCGAAACCGATCGATTGCAGCGATTCTTGTCCCAAGTACTTTGA
- a CDS encoding ABC transporter substrate-binding protein/permease: MSMNFGQRGRCVARVLALSIAVLLVAGLGSAPPAAADTNNCAPAGTDSAIALPRKLATAKRSREDRYTTADVEPLSSVDITALGLKTPGTLTVGTLSESPPDTCIDPAGRFTGFDNELLRAIARKLGLKLNFVGTDFFGMLAQVASGRFDVGSASIAATDARRRTVGFTNGYNFGYMSLVVPIGSPISGFDDLKSGQRIGVVQGTVQEAYVVDTLHLQPVKFPDFTTLYASLKTRQVDAWVAPAMEALNTVRPGDPAAIVAHTFSPGDFEAYAVAKDNRPLIAALNSGLDAVIADGTWSRLYSDWVPRPLPPGWKPGSKAAPEPHLPPFAAIAARHHRAVEEPVAAKSTLAQLRDSFLDWSLYKQAIPVLLKTGLPNTLILTVSASLIGLVIGMMLAVAGISGLRWLRWPARVYTDIFRGLPEVLIILLIGLGVGPLVGGLTNNNPYPLGIAALGLTAAAYVGEIFRSGIQSVDTGQLEASRALGFSYPAAMRLVVIPQGIRRVLPALVNQFIALLKGSALVYFLGLIAGQRELFQVGRDINAQTGSLSPLVAAGIFYLALTIPLTHLVNVIDARLRRGRVVAEPQDPLDPSSVSAQEMT, encoded by the coding sequence ATGAGCATGAACTTCGGCCAGCGCGGGCGATGTGTCGCGCGGGTGCTGGCGCTGAGCATCGCGGTGCTGTTGGTGGCCGGCCTCGGATCGGCCCCACCGGCGGCAGCCGACACCAACAATTGCGCCCCAGCCGGCACCGACAGCGCAATCGCGTTGCCGCGCAAACTGGCCACCGCCAAGCGTTCCCGCGAAGACAGGTACACGACTGCCGACGTCGAGCCGTTGAGCTCGGTTGACATCACCGCGCTGGGGCTGAAGACACCCGGCACCCTCACGGTCGGGACGTTGTCCGAAAGCCCGCCTGACACCTGCATCGACCCCGCCGGTCGGTTTACCGGTTTCGACAACGAACTGCTTCGCGCCATCGCGCGCAAGCTGGGCCTCAAGCTCAACTTCGTCGGCACCGACTTCTTCGGCATGCTCGCCCAGGTGGCCTCGGGGCGCTTCGACGTCGGCTCGGCATCGATCGCCGCCACCGACGCCCGGCGGCGCACCGTCGGCTTCACCAACGGCTACAACTTCGGCTACATGTCACTGGTCGTCCCGATCGGCTCACCGATCAGCGGATTCGACGACCTCAAATCCGGACAGCGCATCGGCGTCGTCCAGGGCACGGTGCAAGAGGCGTACGTCGTCGACACGTTGCATCTGCAACCGGTGAAGTTCCCCGACTTCACCACCCTGTACGCCAGCCTGAAGACCCGCCAGGTCGACGCGTGGGTGGCGCCGGCGATGGAGGCACTGAACACCGTGCGCCCCGGCGACCCGGCCGCCATCGTCGCGCACACCTTCAGCCCCGGTGATTTCGAGGCGTACGCGGTCGCCAAGGACAACCGGCCACTCATCGCGGCCTTGAACTCCGGGCTGGACGCAGTAATCGCGGACGGCACCTGGTCGCGGCTGTATTCCGACTGGGTTCCCCGGCCGCTGCCGCCCGGCTGGAAACCCGGCTCCAAGGCCGCGCCGGAACCCCACCTGCCGCCGTTCGCGGCGATCGCCGCGCGCCACCACCGGGCCGTCGAGGAGCCCGTCGCCGCCAAATCCACGCTTGCCCAGCTTCGCGACTCCTTCCTCGACTGGAGTCTGTACAAGCAGGCGATCCCGGTGCTGCTGAAAACCGGGTTGCCCAACACGCTGATCCTGACGGTCAGCGCCAGCCTGATCGGGTTGGTCATCGGGATGATGCTGGCGGTGGCCGGGATTTCCGGGTTGCGCTGGTTGCGCTGGCCGGCGCGCGTCTATACCGACATCTTCCGGGGATTGCCCGAGGTGCTGATCATCCTGCTCATCGGGCTCGGCGTCGGGCCGCTGGTGGGTGGGCTGACCAACAACAACCCCTACCCGCTGGGTATCGCCGCGCTCGGGCTGACCGCCGCAGCCTATGTCGGTGAGATCTTCCGCTCCGGCATCCAAAGCGTGGATACCGGTCAGCTGGAGGCATCGCGTGCGCTGGGGTTCAGCTATCCCGCTGCGATGCGATTGGTGGTAATCCCGCAAGGCATCCGGCGGGTGCTGCCAGCGCTGGTGAACCAGTTCATCGCCTTGCTGAAGGGCTCCGCGCTGGTGTACTTCCTCGGGCTGATCGCCGGACAACGTGAACTGTTCCAGGTCGGCCGCGACATCAACGCCCAGACCGGCAGCCTGTCCCCACTGGTGGCCGCCGGCATTTTCTATCTGGCGCTAACCATCCCGCTGACTCACCTGGTGAACGTGATCGACGCCCGGCTTCGCCGCGGTCGCGTTGTCGCCGAACCGCAGGACCCACTGGACCCGAGCTCGGTATCCGCGCAGGAGATGACGTGA
- a CDS encoding GntR family transcriptional regulator gives MPKKYGVKEKDLVVSHILNLVLTGKLRTGDRVDRNEIAKDLGISRVPIQEALVQLEHDGIVSTRYHRGAFIERFDEDTVAEHHELYGMLNGIASARAAANPTPRVLGQLDALLRALRASKESRAFLDVAAQYRRTVNDEYAGPRLHAAIRATQTLIPRVFWATYQNGRDELLPFYEDETAAIHRRDPDAARAACVGRADVMCRVMLAELVRRRVFGPSNGAGAGSPHPVAL, from the coding sequence ATGCCGAAGAAGTACGGGGTCAAGGAAAAAGACCTGGTCGTCTCCCACATCCTCAACCTTGTGCTGACCGGCAAGCTGCGCACCGGCGACCGCGTCGACCGCAACGAGATCGCCAAGGACCTCGGGATCAGCCGCGTCCCCATCCAAGAGGCACTCGTCCAGCTTGAACACGACGGCATCGTGTCCACCCGGTATCACCGCGGCGCATTCATCGAGCGGTTCGACGAGGACACCGTCGCCGAGCACCATGAGCTCTACGGGATGCTCAACGGAATTGCCTCCGCGCGCGCGGCCGCCAACCCGACGCCGAGAGTTCTCGGTCAACTCGACGCCCTGCTGCGAGCCCTGCGGGCCTCCAAAGAATCACGCGCTTTCCTCGACGTTGCGGCGCAGTACCGGCGCACCGTCAACGACGAATACGCCGGGCCGCGGCTGCATGCCGCAATCCGGGCCACCCAGACCTTGATCCCGCGGGTGTTCTGGGCCACCTACCAGAACGGCCGCGACGAGCTGTTGCCCTTTTACGAAGACGAGACCGCGGCCATCCACCGGCGTGATCCGGATGCGGCACGCGCCGCGTGCGTCGGCCGCGCCGATGTGATGTGCCGCGTCATGCTGGCCGAGTTGGTTCGGCGCAGGGTGTTCGGGCCTTCCAACGGTGCCGGCGCCGGTTCTCCTCACCCAGTCGCGTTGTGA
- a CDS encoding LLM class F420-dependent oxidoreductase, with protein sequence MTRPVRIGVQLQPQHAAQYRIIRDAVRRCEDIGVDIAFNWDHFFPLYGDPDGAHFECWTMLGAWAEQTSRIEIGALVTCNSYRNPELLADMARTVDHISDGRLVLGIGSGWKKKDYDEYGYEFGTAASRLDDLGAALPRIKSRLAKLNPAPSRDIPILIGGQGEKKTLRLVAEYADMWHSFATRDTYPAKAAVLADHCAAVGRNPDDIERSAAVGGETGARGGDALIAEADALTGLGVTLLTVGSSGPDYDLSAAETLCRWRDSR encoded by the coding sequence ATGACTCGTCCCGTCCGCATCGGCGTGCAACTGCAGCCGCAGCACGCTGCCCAATACCGCATCATCCGCGACGCGGTCCGCCGCTGTGAGGACATCGGCGTGGACATCGCGTTCAACTGGGATCACTTCTTCCCGCTCTACGGCGACCCTGACGGCGCGCACTTCGAATGCTGGACCATGCTGGGCGCCTGGGCCGAGCAGACGTCGCGCATCGAAATCGGTGCACTGGTGACCTGCAACTCCTACCGCAATCCGGAGCTGCTGGCCGACATGGCCCGCACCGTGGACCACATCAGCGACGGCCGCTTGGTTCTCGGCATCGGGTCGGGCTGGAAGAAGAAGGACTACGACGAGTACGGCTACGAATTCGGCACCGCGGCTAGTCGGCTCGACGACCTGGGCGCGGCGCTGCCCAGGATCAAATCCCGTCTGGCCAAACTTAATCCGGCGCCTAGTCGCGATATCCCGATCCTCATCGGCGGGCAAGGCGAGAAAAAGACGTTGCGGCTCGTCGCCGAATACGCCGACATGTGGCACAGCTTCGCCACCCGCGACACCTACCCGGCCAAGGCGGCCGTGCTGGCCGACCACTGTGCCGCCGTCGGCCGCAATCCCGACGACATCGAACGCTCGGCGGCCGTCGGCGGCGAGACCGGCGCCCGCGGCGGGGACGCGCTGATCGCCGAAGCGGATGCTCTCACCGGCCTAGGCGTGACACTGCTGACGGTCGGCTCTTCCGGTCCCGACTACGACTTGAGTGCTGCCGAGACGTTGTGCCGGTGGCGCGACAGCCGGTAG
- a CDS encoding alpha/beta fold hydrolase: MTELSDDELAALPEFALLAENAEQAGVDGPLPSVERVDVGAISALRWGERPPRIVFLHGGGQNAHTWDTVIVGLGEPALAVDLPGHGHSAWRDDGDYSPRHNAATLAPVLRQLAADAELVVGMSLGGLTAIALGAAAPDLVRELVLVDVTPSALQRHAELTDEQQGTVALVHGQREFPSFAAMLEVTTAAAPHRDRRSLRRGVFHNSRRLDDGRWTWRYDNMHTMPDFAGLWDDLAATSAPITLVRGGKSDFVTDEDADELAQRARDFRGVHVVENSGHSVQSDQPLVLVEILRGVLSR; the protein is encoded by the coding sequence GTGACCGAACTGTCCGACGACGAATTGGCGGCGCTGCCGGAATTCGCGTTGCTCGCCGAAAACGCCGAACAGGCCGGCGTGGACGGACCCCTGCCGAGCGTAGAGCGCGTCGACGTCGGCGCGATCAGCGCGCTGCGCTGGGGCGAGCGCCCGCCACGGATCGTGTTCCTGCACGGCGGCGGGCAGAACGCGCACACGTGGGACACCGTCATCGTCGGCTTGGGCGAGCCGGCGCTGGCGGTCGACCTGCCCGGACACGGCCATTCGGCCTGGCGTGACGACGGCGACTACTCACCGCGGCACAACGCCGCCACCCTGGCGCCCGTGCTGCGCCAGCTCGCTGCAGACGCCGAGCTGGTGGTGGGCATGTCGCTGGGTGGGCTCACCGCGATAGCGCTGGGCGCGGCGGCACCCGACCTGGTACGAGAACTGGTCCTGGTCGACGTGACCCCGTCGGCGTTGCAGCGGCACGCCGAGCTGACCGACGAGCAGCAGGGCACGGTCGCCCTGGTGCACGGCCAGCGGGAATTCCCCAGCTTCGCGGCCATGCTGGAGGTCACCACCGCAGCGGCGCCGCACCGTGATCGAAGGTCTTTGCGCCGCGGCGTATTTCACAATTCCCGTCGCCTCGATGATGGGCGCTGGACGTGGCGCTACGACAATATGCACACCATGCCCGACTTCGCCGGACTATGGGACGACCTGGCCGCCACCTCCGCGCCCATCACGTTGGTGCGCGGCGGCAAGTCGGATTTCGTCACCGACGAGGACGCCGACGAGTTGGCCCAGCGCGCAAGGGATTTCCGTGGCGTACACGTGGTCGAGAACTCCGGGCACTCGGTACAAAGCGACCAGCCGCTCGTTTTGGTCGAGATTCTGCGCGGAGTGCTCAGCCGCTAA